In Zingiber officinale cultivar Zhangliang chromosome 3A, Zo_v1.1, whole genome shotgun sequence, the DNA window CCACCCCAGTCACAGACCCAACCACGTCGGAGCTCAGAATCTCTGGCGATGGCAACCTCGTCCTCCTCGCCAACAACTTCAATGCCAGTATCATATGGTCTACTAACGCCGCCACGTCCAATTCCACAGTCGTCGCTGTCCTCCTTGATACGGGCAATCTCCAGCTAAGGGACGAATCCAACTCCTCCCTCGTCTTCTGGCAGAGCTTCGACCACCCCACTGACACTCTGCTTCCCGGAGCCAAGTTCGGGTTCAACAAGATCACCAAGAGATCCCAGCGCCTCACGTCCTGGAAGAGCAAAATCGACCCTGCTCCCGGAATCTTCAGCTTCGAGATGGATCAGGAAGGAAGCTTTCAGTACTTCAGCTTTTGGAACTCGTCTCGCACATACTGGACTAGTGGACTGTGGGATGGCCGGATCTTCAGCCAAATACCTGAGTTAGTTCCCGTTTACATATACAACTTCCAAGTGGTCAATGAAACGGATAAGAATTACTTCACGTACAGTGTCAGTAATCCCAACTACTTCAAGTCCAGATGTGTGATAGATCCTGATTCCGGCCAGATCCAGCAACTGACATGGATGGAGAATTCAAACTCGTGGCTGCTCTTCTGGGCTCAACCGAGAAGCAAATGCTCCGTTTATGGGGTCTGCGGGTCTTTCGGCAGCTGCCATGATCTCTCCACGCCATTCTGCACTTGCATTAAAGGTTTCACGATCAAGTCTCAGACAGATTGGAGTTTGGGCGATCGAAGCCAGGGTTGTGAGAGGGTGGCCTCTCTGCAGTGCAGTGGCCAGAACAATTCTGAAGAAGATGGTTTCTTTAAGATGGAAAATGTTAGACTACCTGACAACTCCCTCAGTTTGGCCATGCTTGGGAGCTCCCAAGATTGTGAACAAGCTTGCTTGAGTAATTGCTCTTGTAATGCTTATTCCTTCAACTCCACTGGGTGCTTCGTTTGGCATGGAGAATTACTCAATCTTCAGGAAGAACTTAATGAGCTTGATGCAGGCACTCTTTACCTGCGCTTGGCTGCCTCTGAGTTTCAAACTTCTGAAAGCAACAAGAAGAGAATGGTAGCACACATCTCTGCCGAGGTCATCGTGCCATCTGTTGTAGTTTGTTTGTTCATAATTGGGGCTTTGGTATGGAAgagagagaggaagagagctATTCAAAACTCAAAAGTTGTGCAGAATTCTTTGGTTTCCTTCATGTATGATGAGCTGAGGATTGCCACCAAAAACTTCTCCGAAAAGCTTGGAGCAGGGGGCTTTGGGTCCGTGTTTAAAGGGTCGTTGCCTGGCTCAATTGATATTGCTGTGAAGAAGCTCGAGGGTCTTTACCAAGGCGAGAAGCAGTTCCGAGCCGAGGTGAGCACACTAGGAGCCATTCAACATGTAAACCTCATTAGGCTAATCGGCTTTTGCTCTCAAGGGACCAAGAAGTTGTTGGCCTATGAGTTCATGCCAAGCGGTTCGTTAGCTGATCACCTTTTTCGTAGCAACTTGAATGTTTTGGACTGGAAAACAAGATATCAAATCGCTATTGGAACTGCGAGAGGATTAGCCTATC includes these proteins:
- the LOC122051580 gene encoding G-type lectin S-receptor-like serine/threonine-protein kinase At2g19130 yields the protein MACSSSSIASCFFFFFLLLSFSLLQLSSSASTDTISANQPLSGNQNITSKDGNFRLGFFVPPGSSSPSYYIGIWYNKISAFTPVWVANRATPVTDPTTSELRISGDGNLVLLANNFNASIIWSTNAATSNSTVVAVLLDTGNLQLRDESNSSLVFWQSFDHPTDTLLPGAKFGFNKITKRSQRLTSWKSKIDPAPGIFSFEMDQEGSFQYFSFWNSSRTYWTSGLWDGRIFSQIPELVPVYIYNFQVVNETDKNYFTYSVSNPNYFKSRCVIDPDSGQIQQLTWMENSNSWLLFWAQPRSKCSVYGVCGSFGSCHDLSTPFCTCIKGFTIKSQTDWSLGDRSQGCERVASLQCSGQNNSEEDGFFKMENVRLPDNSLSLAMLGSSQDCEQACLSNCSCNAYSFNSTGCFVWHGELLNLQEELNELDAGTLYLRLAASEFQTSESNKKRMVAHISAEVIVPSVVVCLFIIGALVWKRERKRAIQNSKVVQNSLVSFMYDELRIATKNFSEKLGAGGFGSVFKGSLPGSIDIAVKKLEGLYQGEKQFRAEVSTLGAIQHVNLIRLIGFCSQGTKKLLAYEFMPSGSLADHLFRSNLNVLDWKTRYQIAIGTARGLAYLHEQCRDNIIHCDIKPENILLDDALVPKVADFGLAKLVGRNFSKVLTTIRGSRGYIAPEWISGMPITTKVDVYSYGMMLFEIISGKRNLMHTGESSFEFFPLVATNKLVIGDVKTLLDQRLDGKANSEEFEIACKLACWCIQDDENSRPTMSQIVQALEGNLDVGIPPVPRSLQALNESRTRSINSSSSHQD